The Miscanthus floridulus cultivar M001 chromosome 17, ASM1932011v1, whole genome shotgun sequence genome has a window encoding:
- the LOC136516730 gene encoding probable histone H2A.4, whose protein sequence is MDAGAKVPKKAAAGRRGGGGPKKKPVSRSVKAGLQFPVGRIGRYLKQGRYAKRIGTGAPVYLAAVLEYLAAEVLELAGNAARDNKKNRIIPRHVLLAIRNDEELGKLLAGVTIAHGGVLPNINPVLLPKKSAAAAAKEGKEKKSPKKAAAKSPKKAAVA, encoded by the exons ATGGATGCCGGAGCAAAGGTGCCGAAGAAGGCCGCGGCGGggcgtcgcggcggcggcggcccgaaGAAGAAGCCGGTCTCTCGCTCCGTGAAGGCCGGCCTCCAGTTCCCCGTCGGCCGTATCGGCCGCTACCTCAAGCAGGGTCGCTACGCCAAGCGTATCGGCACCGGCGCCCCCGTCTACCTCGCCGCCGTCCTCGAGTACCTCGCCGCCGAG GTCCTCGAGCTGGCGGGGAACGCAGCGCGGGACAACAAGAAGAACCGGATCATCCCGCGGCACGTACTGCTGGCGATCCGCAACGACGAGGAGCTCGGGAAGCTGCTGGCCGGCGTCACCATCGCGCACGGCGGGGTTCTGCCCAACATCAACCCTGTGCTGCTCCCCAAGAagtccgctgccgccgccgccaaggagGGCAAAGAGAAGAAGTCACCCAAGAAGGCCGCCGCCAAGTCGCCCAAGAAGGCGGCCGTCGCATAG